CATGGATTCTTTCACTTTCTCATTCACTACTCTTGGTCCTGATACGAAATCTCCCCATTGCGCCGTATTAGAAATAGAGTGTCTCATTCCTGCTAATCCACCTTCATACATGAGATCAACGATAAGTTTTAGTTCGTGTAAACATTCAAAGTAAGCGACTTCCGGTTGATATCCTGCTTCAACAAGCGTCTCAAACCCTGACTTTACAAGCGATGTTAACCCTCCACATAAAACCGCCTGTTCTCCAAAAAGATCGGTTTCTGTCTCTTCCTTAAAAGACGTTTCCAATACACCCGCTCGAGCTGAACCAATCGCTTTTGCATAAGCAAGAGCCAATTCTTTCGCGTTAGAAGTAACATCTTGTTCTACAGCAAATAAGGCAGGAACACCCGCTCCTTCTTGATACGTCCTTCTTACTAAATGTCCTGGTCCTTTCGGTGCTACTAAAGCAACATCAACGTCTTTAGGAGGTACCACCTGATGAAAATGAACGTTAAATCCATGGGCAAAAAACAACGCATCTCCTGGTAGTAAATGTGGTTTAATTTCTTTTTCATATACGTCTTTTTGATGTTCGTCTGGCAATAAAATCATGACGATATCCGCCTGTTTTGCTGCTTCAGAAACAGAATATACATCAAATCCATCTTCAACTGCTAAGTTGTATGATCCTCCTTTTCTAACACCAACAACTACCTTTATTCCGCTATCTTTTAAGTTTTGCGCATGCGCATGACCTTGTGAACCATAACCGATAATCGCTACCGTTTTGTTTTCTAAAACCTCTTCCTTTACATCCCCGTTATAATATACTTTTACCATTTGCCTCTCTCCTTCTTTACTAAAAATTTTTCACTGGAATATAGAACTTTTTTTCACTAATTGATTGGAATGTTGACTTCCTCTTGGGAAAGCTGTAATTCCCGTTCGAGCAATTTCTTTTATTCCATACGGCCTTACTAAAGCAATTAAAGCATCGATTTTTTCAGATTCACCAGTGACTTGAATGACGACACTTTCTTGGCTTACGTCAATGATCGAAGCACGAAAAGGTTCAATAATTCCTGATATTTCAATCCTTGACGAAGGTGTAGTTAACACCTTAATTAAGGCGAGCTCTCTAGCAACAATAGATTGATTTGTAATATCGGCTACTTTTAAAACGGATACTTGTTTATTGAGCTGTTTAATGATTTGTTCTATTTCTAGTTCCGTATCTACGTGAACAACAAACGTCATTCGTGATACTCCTTCTATTTCACTATGACCGACCGAAATACTCTCAATATTGTAGTGTCTTCTTGTTAAGAGTCCCGTTATTCGGTTTAATACACCAGATTCATTTAAAACGGTTAAAGAGATGATTCGCTTCATTTTTTCACTCCTACCATTTGGTGAATGCCTTTCCCCAGGAGCAACCATCGGATAAACATTTTCATTTTGACAAACATGAATATCAGCCACCACAGGTCCAACTGTAAATAACGCTTCCTGTAAACCTTGTTTGAGATGTTGTTTCTCTTTAATCAAAATACCCTTTAACCCATATGATTCTGCTAGCTTAACAAAGTCTGGTTGGCTCACGAATTTGGAATGAGAATATCGTTCTTCATAAAAGATCTCCTGCCACTGCCTTACCATTCCTAATGAGGAGTTATTAATTAAAATGACTTTAATGGGTAAATTGAGTTCTGCGAGAACAGATAGCTCTTGCAACGTCATCTGAAATCCTCCATCCCCCAAAATAGAGACAACGGTACTCTTTCTTTCAGCCAATTGTGCACCGATGGCTGATGGCAATCCGAAACCCATCGTCCCTAGCCCACCAGAAGTGACCCAACGATTCGGTTTTTTGAATGGATAAAATTGAGCAGCCCACATTTGATGTTGGCCTACGTCTGTTGTGATAATCGCTTCACCTTTAGTTAGATTATGAATTTCTTCAACTAAATACTGTGGTTTTATCACTTCTGCTTCATCCTCATACCAAAATGGATAATTCCCCTTTAATTCATAGACATTTTTTATCCATTCTTCATGATTACCTTGCTGACCATTCCTCTTAATTAACCCTTGAAGAGCAAATTTTGCATCTCCCACAATAGGAATTTGCACAGGAACGTTTTTACCTATTTCAGCAGGGTCAATATCTATATGAGCAACCATTGCTTTTGGGGAAAAATGAGTTAAGTTTCCAGTTAAACGGTCATCAAAGCGAGCTCCAATACTGATCAGTAAGTCACAATCATACATCGACATATTGGCTGCATACGTGCCGTGCATCCCCCCCATTCCAAGAAACAATCGGTGATCTGCAGGAAATGAGCCTAAGCCTAACAATGTGTTTACAACAGGAATCTCCTGCTGCTCTGCATAGTTTAATAACTCATCCGATGCTTTAGCATGTAAAACACCAGCACCTGCTAATATACAAGGTTTTTCAGCTTGACTAACTGCTTCCACTAGTTTGGTTAGCTGAATATCATTTGGTTTTGTAGTAGGTTGGTAGCCTCTTAAAAATACTTTTTTTGGGTAAGAATACGCGCCACTCAAATTTGCCATATCCTTTGGTATATCAATAACAACCGGACCGGGTCTCCCTGTTGTAGCAATATGAAAAGCTTCTTTAATCATTTTAGGAAGCTCATTGACATCCCGCACTTGAAAATTATGCTTTGTAATGGACATTGTTACACCGAGGACATCTGCTTCTTGAAAAGCATCTGTTCCAATCACACTCGTAGCAACCTGACCAGTAAAAATAATGAGCGGCAAGGAATCAATCATTGCGTCAGCTATTCCCGTAACCAAATTCATAGCACCTGGACCAGAAGTCGCTATTACCACCCCTGGTTTTCCAGAAACACGGGCATACCCTTCAGCAGCATGAATACCGCCTTGCTCATGTCTATTTAAAACGTGAAAAATACCACAATCATACAATTTATCGTAAATGGGTAAAACAGCTCCACCAGGATATCCAAAAATGACATCCACTTGTTCCTCTTTTAAAGCTTGAATAAGCATTTCAGCACCTGTCATCGTCGTACATTCTGCTCCTTGCATTTGTACTTTAGAGCACTCCAAGTTATTTCCCTCCTTCTTAGTTTTAAGCCCAAAACAATTAACAATTTTAAAAGATAAAAAAGCCCTTTCCCCCTTCAAAACCTACTGATTGTAGGAAGAAGGGGCGAAAAGACTTATTCTTTCCGCGGTACCACCCTTATTCGTAGTTCATCACTACCTTAGGAACAACACACGCTGTTCGTTTTGATAACGAGTGTATTCAATCTTCACTCGACCACTCCTACTGAGACTTTCAGAGTGACACGAAGAGGATTCACATCCTCTAAGAGGCGAGTTCATCTATCGATGAGATTACTAGGTTTCACCAGCCCCTAGCTCTCTAAAAATCTCGTGTCGACGACTACTTATCCTCTTGTCGTTTTAATGTTTTCATTTATAAAGAGTTGCTTAACTAACATTAACGTTTCCACGGCCTTCATCAAAATCAATGGCTACACCATCTACACATACCTTTTCCCTAAATGCCTCAAGCAAATGATTGGTTATACCACCTGGACGTCCATCTCCTATCGTTCGTCCATCTACCTTTACAACGGCAATAACTTCAGCAGCAGTTCCTGTTAAAAACACCTCATCTGCTATATATACATCGTGTCTAGTAAACGGTTGTTCTTTCAACTCATAGCCAAGTTCTTTGGCAATTTCAATAATAACTCCTCTTGTAATTCCTTCTAAAGCTCCAACATAGTCTGGTGGAGTGATAATTTGATTGTTTTTAATGATAAAAATGTTATCAGCAGAACCTTCAGCTACATACCCTTGATCATTCAACATTAATGCTTCACTTACATTTGCCAAATTTGCTTCTATCTTCACTAAAATATTATTTAAATAATTTAGTGATTTGATTTTCGGGCTTAAAACATCAGGACGATTTCTTCTTGTCGCAACAGTGATGATTTCGAGCCCTGTTTCATACAAATGTGCTGGGTATAACGCAAGTGGTTCAACAATAATCACAATATTCGGACTTTTACATTTATTGGGGTCTAAACCTAAATCACCAGCACCTCGCGAAACCACTAGTCGAATATAGGCATCTTTAAGCTGATTCTTTTTAACGGCTTCAATGACTAAGCTCGTCAACTCCTCTTGAGCATAAGGGATCGTTAATAATATGGACTTTGCTGAGTTATAAAGCCGGTCCATATGCTCTTTCAATCGAAAAACATTTCCACTATAGACTCTAATTCCTTCAAAAATCCCATCTCCATATAAGAAGCCATGGTCGTAAACCGACACTTTTGCGTCATCTTTTGTGACAAATCGGTCGTTAAGAAAGATCCATTGATCTCCCATTAACAGCACACCTTTCCTTTAAATAATTAACGCTTTCTATTATTAAATTAAAAAGTAAAAAAAAGAATGAATGCAGATAACGTTCTTTATTTTATCCTTTAGAAAACGTGTGGTTTTGTTTGTTTTAAGATATATTACGCTCATAAATAAAAACAGTCAATAGTTTTTTAAAGAATTGTGCGATAATTTATAAAGTTTAGAATATTTGAATGCGCTTTCACTGTTCATACTAATGAAGTAGAGAGATTGTTAAAATTTTATTAAAGTAGGTTCGGTATTGTTTTTAGTACAAACCTTTAAAAGTGCGTGTTCAAAAAGTGGATAAAATTCATTTATTATTAATACATATAGAATGGTAAAATAAGATGGTAATGATATTGAAAACAAGGAGGAGATGGAATTGGGCATTTTTGATGGTTTAATGGGAAATGCATCTGAGATTAGTAATGAAGATGTACAGAAAGAATTTTCACAAATTTTGATGAGCAACGAAAAGGTTGAAAGGTCTTATAAACTTATTCGAGATTTATTCATTTTCACAAACAAACGATTAATCTTAGTGGATAAACAAGGGATAACCGGTAAGAAGGTCGAATATCATTCGATCCCTTATCAAAGTATTAGTCATTTTAGTATAGAGACAGCGGGAAACTTTGATTTAGATGCTGAATTAAAAATTTGGATCTCGAGTAGTACAACTCCGATCCAAAAGACGTTTAATAAGAATTTAAATATTTATGAATTACAGACTGTGTTGGCGGAGTATATTTTAGGATAAAAAAAATCAGATCGAAAAAGCGTCAAAAACATTTTATTGTTATTTGACGCTTGTCTCTGAAAGGAAAATTTCCTGGAAACCGTAAGGAAGTTGGAGGAAGGTGCATATTGCTGATACCAAGTATTTGTGACGGTTATTAAGTATCACATCTACTTTGGTCCCATGATCGGCATGGCTTGATTTAAAATATCATTTT
This portion of the Bacillus carboniphilus genome encodes:
- the ilvC gene encoding ketol-acid reductoisomerase, giving the protein MVKVYYNGDVKEEVLENKTVAIIGYGSQGHAHAQNLKDSGIKVVVGVRKGGSYNLAVEDGFDVYSVSEAAKQADIVMILLPDEHQKDVYEKEIKPHLLPGDALFFAHGFNVHFHQVVPPKDVDVALVAPKGPGHLVRRTYQEGAGVPALFAVEQDVTSNAKELALAYAKAIGSARAGVLETSFKEETETDLFGEQAVLCGGLTSLVKSGFETLVEAGYQPEVAYFECLHELKLIVDLMYEGGLAGMRHSISNTAQWGDFVSGPRVVNEKVKESMQAVLKDIQTGKFAKEWILENQVNRPQFEAINKRENIHQIEEVGQMLREMMPFVKQQSHKKEAVVKGANS
- a CDS encoding PH domain-containing protein, which produces MGIFDGLMGNASEISNEDVQKEFSQILMSNEKVERSYKLIRDLFIFTNKRLILVDKQGITGKKVEYHSIPYQSISHFSIETAGNFDLDAELKIWISSSTTPIQKTFNKNLNIYELQTVLAEYILG
- the ilvN gene encoding acetolactate synthase small subunit; translated protein: MKRIISLTVLNESGVLNRITGLLTRRHYNIESISVGHSEIEGVSRMTFVVHVDTELEIEQIIKQLNKQVSVLKVADITNQSIVARELALIKVLTTPSSRIEISGIIEPFRASIIDVSQESVVIQVTGESEKIDALIALVRPYGIKEIARTGITAFPRGSQHSNQLVKKSSIFQ
- the ilvE gene encoding branched-chain-amino-acid transaminase; protein product: MGDQWIFLNDRFVTKDDAKVSVYDHGFLYGDGIFEGIRVYSGNVFRLKEHMDRLYNSAKSILLTIPYAQEELTSLVIEAVKKNQLKDAYIRLVVSRGAGDLGLDPNKCKSPNIVIIVEPLALYPAHLYETGLEIITVATRRNRPDVLSPKIKSLNYLNNILVKIEANLANVSEALMLNDQGYVAEGSADNIFIIKNNQIITPPDYVGALEGITRGVIIEIAKELGYELKEQPFTRHDVYIADEVFLTGTAAEVIAVVKVDGRTIGDGRPGGITNHLLEAFREKVCVDGVAIDFDEGRGNVNVS